The window CCTCACAAGTTGATTACGACATAAATCTGAGATATCATTAGGAAGAACCCGAGTTAAGCCCAGTGGCCTATATTCATCCGAGATGAATCCACCCCATCTTCTCCAATGAAAGAAGATAATCCATTGCTTCCCCTATCAACTCAATTATACATGAGTAGTAATTTGTCACAAGTGCCATATCAGTAGACCTACAAACTGTATCACTCGTGACTAACTGCTAGACGAAACCTATGGAAGCTTGGTGATCTTTTaggtcctactcaagactcaaaaCTTCTGCACCTCTAGTGCCTAGACTTTCAAATGGCATTTGTGGGTTCATAGAGCTTATCAGCACAACCAGTCAAGAAGCATTCTAGAGAAATTCTACATTAGCATACATAAATTTAGCCTTTCTGACAAGTTTAATTTCAGACCCTATCCTCTTCAATTAAGTAATGATGATTTCTTGTTTTCTCTTAGCCTCTACTCGCAGAAGATTCAAACTGTTCAACAAGTGAAAAATACAAACGGAGTGCACGAGGCTCTCACTAAGATGGACGACTTAATAAAACAATTAGATCCTGCTGCATTGGTTGTTACTTCATATATGAACTAAATTTGTCACAACCTGGTTAAATGGAAAAATTGAGCCAATATTTGATGATTCTAGAACCATATACGGAAATGCTTAAGCCACATCGACCATAGCAGGCTCATTTAGCTCTGTGATCCGATATAATCCTCCTACCACTACAAATGAGGGACTATTTTGGTGTACCAAAGCATCAAAGTTCACTTCAAATCAGGTTTTGGGGTCATCCATATCATACATTTTCTGTACACTTTGTCCAAATGTAGCATAACAGAATTTTTTTGATAGGAATCCTTTATCAAATCAAATCACATCCTATGTAGACAAAGTCATCAAAACAGTGGTTCAAGGTGTTTATTGTGACGTTACTTGTGTTAGTTTCACAAGGATCCATTTAAAGCCGTTAATAGTATAGAAACCTCAGCTAATTATTCTCGAAAGCATTAGTTTTTAAGGTTCATTTCCTTGTTAATTACATGTGTTGTAAAGAGACAAACCTTCTGAAGCACTCAAGAGCCGAAAATGTTCAAATTTTTAAGCCTTTAAACTGTTTCAAGCCTAGAAAACCTGCATCAGGCATCGGTAACTTTTGTTAGACTTCTGAAACATATTTTTTCGTAGCTTGCTTGAGTATTTGTTATAAGAGTAATCAGAACATTGTACCTCTGGAACCCTGAAGGGCTATCTTTATGTGCAGAAGCCTATCTCCAAGTTTTGGTGGTCTGTCTTCTATTTTTTCATTACTCTTGTGTCGTCATATGCACTTCTCACTTGCGAGTCTGTCTCATTACTGAAACAGCTTTTGGTCTTCTCCATAATAGTGGGAATGAAATAGTGGGTTTGCATGGTCTCTCAAGATCtttatttctttatatttcaCTTTTAATTCCTGCATGAGATTTTTATTCCATATTACCAAGGGAATGAGATAGTTCACTTAAGATAGTGGGTTTGCATGGTCTCTTAAGAAGTGCACTCCTGCGCGGTTCTTTTATTTCTCTGATCTTTCTACCGCCAAATGTTGTAAATTCATTTCCCTTTTTTCTCCGATCCATGCATTTGCAAGTGAACCTCGTTATACTTTCTTTGATTCTTCCATCAGCAGCTACAGTAAATTCATTTCCCTTTGACTACTATAATTTTCTTTGATTTGTCTCTACGGAGTATTTAGCaaacaaaagaaataaattaatataatgaATCAAATTTTGAACagtaaaagtattcattttaattTCAGAGTATAATTCATAATTATCCCCTATAGTTACTTCGGATGAACTATTTAAAGGAAGGGAAAAGGAGAACAGGACTTACGATGAGAAGGTGGAGATAGAGGAGGTGACAATGCTCCACCTTGCAATGCAAATTTTACCGATAGAGCTAGGGACGAAATCGACAAGAGACAAACTGAGTTAGAACCTTTGCTTATTGCAATCTATGAAATAGTGGTGTTTCAAAAGAGATCCAACCATCAAACCATAACCTACGATCTATGAAATacttttttacccttatcattcttatcaaaattaataacatgagaataattaaaattaaacatttcactttcataatataAGAATCCCAattctattttttaaatataaaggcCTAAATGTTAATCCTAAATAACCAtaaaagataatatgtaattatcctTAATTTTAAAAGAAAACATAGTTTTATTCGACACAACTAATCAACAACTTAATCGTTGTAGCATTGCATGCTACACAATCATTGGGTCAGAAAAGCCAAACAAGATGAGTTAAACCCCTGCATACTTTGTCGATAGTAATTTAACAAAAAGGATGAGCAAAATGGAAGCATCCAAAGGAACATGAgccatttcttttcttccttaCAATGGAAAAGCTATACTAATCTAATTCCTAGAacattaagaaaataattttttaaaaaaaggagaaaaagcaaGAAGAAAAAGGGCCCTTCCCACCATAGCTTCCTCAATCGATCACTTCCTCCGAGCTactcttcatcctcttcttcctgcAACACTCCAAAAATAATGATGCAACAATTTAAGTTTCACCAGTTTCTTTCTTACGCAGAAATTAAACCAAACACTACAGGAAAAGAACAAAACCTCTTCATTTCCGTCTTCTTCATCATCTACCTCAGATTTAGACCCCTCTTCTACGACTTCCTCCGCGGGACTTGCATTACCACTAGAACCCTCAGACTGAAACAGAAAGAACAAGACACAGGTAAGACACCATACATCTCAAATATACATTATTTTAAACCACataaataaaaagagaaataCCTGCTTCTTGTTGTATGAAGCAATGATCTTCTCATACTCAGCCTTTCTCTTGGCTGCCTTTGCTACGTATGGAGCTTTATCCTGAAAATTTTGtttgtataaaaataataaataacatagaacataaaaaaaaaacgaaaaaagatctctttaatcaaaattttcatcaGAGAAAGATCTCTTACAGCCTCAGACATGGATTTCCATTTGTCCCCACATGCTTTGCTAACCTAATCACaggaaatataaaaattaaaataaaaaaacaagagCAAAAAATAACATCACATAGAGAGAAGGGACAGTAGCTTACCACGGAGACTTTCTTATTCTCAGGGTGTTTCTCCTGGAACTCTTTCCTAAATTCCTCCCTTCGCAACGACGCACGAAGAAAACCCAAGATAAATCCAACAATAaacaagaagagaaaagaaaaccaaCAAAACAAGAACAAGACAAAACTTTGAAACTTACATGAAGACGAAGAAGGCGCTCGGAGGCCTCTTGGGCTTGTTCGGGTCCTTGCCAGCCTTCCCTCTCTTTGCCCTCTTACCTTGATTGTCGGCCGCCTTTCTCTTCCCCGCCACCCTACAAACGCCAACCCAATCGATGACAAACGACACCGAAAACGACCAGAACGAAACACAGTGCCGGAGAGAAGAGGCTCACTTGGTGTCATCCTTGCTTGACGCCGCGGCCCTCGATTTGCCCCCTCTCATGGTGACGAACAGCAGCACGATCCGACTGGGAACAAAGGAAGCGGGCCGAAAAAGGCAGAAATAAAAAAGGACGGACCTGTaactttagggttagggtttgggaAGGAGACGCCGAGAGAGGCAGGATTTTGGGTCGGGCGAAATCGAAACTTTAAAACGTTAGGAGTGAAATTGAAGGCGG of the Musa acuminata AAA Group cultivar baxijiao chromosome BXJ3-2, Cavendish_Baxijiao_AAA, whole genome shotgun sequence genome contains:
- the LOC103975830 gene encoding DNA-binding protein MNB1B gives rise to the protein MRGGKSRAAASSKDDTKVAGKRKAADNQGKRAKRGKAGKDPNKPKRPPSAFFVFMEEFRKEFQEKHPENKKVSVVSKACGDKWKSMSEADKAPYVAKAAKRKAEYEKIIASYNKKQSEGSSGNASPAEEVVEEGSKSEVDDEEDGNEEEEEDEE